A single genomic interval of Bradyrhizobium japonicum USDA 6 harbors:
- a CDS encoding CoA transferase yields MQSPADILKDLWTSTGGDKAALERVRLTGEEPQIPSSFRVAVAGQTTIAAAGLAAAEIWRLRSGEPQDVSVDMRHAVAECRSERYLRLDDKPPPPAWDAIAGVYKTGDNRFVRCHTNFPHHRDAVCNVLGCEPERDKVQAALMQWRGEDFETAAYAAGGVVALMRSYDEWSALPQARALAELPLVSIEKIGEAPPKPWPQGLSNGDRPLSGLRVLDLSRVIAGPVAGRTLAAHGADVLLVSGPELPAIPWLTIDTGRGKLTTLVELKSEAGRAQLRELLKGADIFSQGYRPRALAALGFAPEDAANINPGIVYVTLSAYGHAGPWAERRGFDSLVQTTTGFNHAEGQAAGIDGPKELPAQMLDHATGYLMAFGAMMAKARQAREGGSWHVRVSLAQTGRWLWNLGRLDGGLDTPDLTGEAVHAAFIEAMPSGFGTLKAVRHSSLLSTTPARWSRPAMPLGSHPPQWPARN; encoded by the coding sequence ATGCAAAGCCCCGCCGATATTCTCAAAGATCTCTGGACCTCCACCGGCGGCGACAAGGCCGCGCTCGAGCGCGTGCGGCTGACCGGCGAGGAGCCGCAAATTCCGTCCTCGTTTCGTGTCGCCGTCGCCGGACAGACGACGATCGCCGCCGCCGGTCTTGCCGCCGCCGAAATCTGGAGACTGCGCAGCGGTGAGCCCCAGGACGTCTCCGTCGACATGCGCCACGCCGTCGCCGAATGCCGTTCGGAGCGCTATTTGCGCCTCGACGACAAGCCGCCGCCGCCGGCCTGGGACGCCATCGCCGGCGTCTACAAAACCGGAGACAACCGCTTCGTCCGCTGCCACACCAATTTCCCGCATCATCGCGACGCCGTCTGCAACGTGCTCGGCTGCGAGCCCGAGCGCGACAAGGTTCAGGCCGCGTTGATGCAATGGAGGGGCGAGGATTTTGAAACTGCGGCCTATGCCGCAGGCGGCGTCGTCGCCCTGATGCGCTCCTACGACGAATGGTCCGCGCTGCCGCAGGCGCGCGCGCTCGCCGAACTGCCGCTGGTCTCGATCGAGAAGATCGGCGAGGCCCCGCCCAAGCCATGGCCGCAGGGATTGTCGAACGGCGATCGACCGCTTTCCGGCCTGCGCGTGCTCGATCTCTCGCGCGTCATCGCAGGCCCCGTTGCCGGCCGCACGCTCGCCGCGCACGGCGCGGATGTGCTGCTCGTTTCGGGGCCGGAGCTGCCGGCCATTCCCTGGCTCACCATCGACACCGGCCGCGGCAAGCTCACCACGTTGGTCGAGCTGAAGAGCGAGGCGGGCAGGGCGCAGCTGCGCGAACTGCTGAAGGGCGCCGACATCTTCTCGCAGGGCTATCGTCCGCGAGCGCTCGCAGCCCTCGGGTTCGCGCCGGAGGATGCAGCGAACATCAATCCGGGCATCGTCTATGTCACGCTCTCGGCCTATGGCCATGCCGGCCCCTGGGCGGAGCGGCGCGGTTTCGATTCACTGGTGCAGACCACGACGGGCTTCAACCACGCCGAGGGGCAGGCCGCCGGCATCGACGGTCCGAAGGAATTGCCGGCGCAGATGCTCGATCATGCCACCGGCTATCTGATGGCGTTCGGCGCGATGATGGCCAAGGCGCGCCAGGCCCGCGAAGGCGGGAGCTGGCACGTGCGCGTATCGCTGGCGCAGACCGGACGCTGGCTGTGGAATCTCGGCCGGCTCGATGGCGGCCTGGACACCCCGGATCTTACGGGGGAGGCCGTACATGCTGCATTCATCGAGGCCATGCCATCTGGCTTCGGCACGTTGAAGGCGGTGCGCCATTCCTCGCTGCTGTCGACAACGCCGGCGCGATGGAGCCGCCCGGCGATGCCGCTCGGCAGTCATCCGCCGCAATGGCCGGCGCGAAACTGA